GCAAATGATGCGCTTCAGGGCTTTCTTTTCCACAGCAGGCTCCGGCGCAGCGTTTAAGCGCGGAGCGAAAACAGGCGCGCCCTCGACTCAGGGGTTCCAGACCCAACAGGCCGTAGCACAGCTGTTGTTCATCGGCGAGACTTTGCAACGTTTGTAGCGCCGCGCGGCGATTAGCAAACAGACCAAACAGATTGGGTGCATGGGAGAAATCAATATCTCGCGCGTAGACAACCTGAACGTTCCGCTCGGTAAGCTGCAAGGAACAAAGCTGACGATTGCGTCGCAGCCGTTTGTTAAACAGGGGGTGCTGCTCTTTAATAAGTCGCGCTTCCAGCAGCAGAGCACCAAGCTCTCCAGCTGTGCAAATCCAGCTAATACGCCGGGCCTGACGTAGCATGCTTGCTTCATCTGCGGTACGCAGATGCGCCAGCACGCGGCTGCGAATATTGACGCTTTTACCAATATAAAGCGGCATGGTGTCGCTCTCACTGTGAAACAGATAGACGCCAGGCGCGGTAGGCAGCGCACTCAAAAATGGGCGCAGGTGCTCGGGATATTCATAGATTGCCGCTGCCTCAAATGTCAGGCGAGGGGCTGATTGACGGCGTACCACTGTTGACTCCGGATGCTGATTATTCATCCAGTATAACAGCCTGGAAGCGATTAAAAAAGCGGCATGAGGTCAACTGGCTAAAACCGGATAGCGGCAATCCTGGCGCTATCCGGCTTTATAAGGGGAAATAATTACGCTTTTTTCCAAAAATCATCAAATACGGTGATCGGTGGGCGACGTTTGTGCTCAGTTTTCACGTACCAGCCTTCAATCTTTTTCGCGACGTCGGCAGCCAGCGTTTTTCCTTCCAGATAATCGTCGATGTTGTCATAGGTGACGCCCAATGCGGCTTCATCCGGCAGAGAAGGGCGATCGTCCTCGAGATCGGCGGTTGGCGCTTTCTTATATAAATGCTCAGGGCAGCCCAGCGCTGCAAGCAGTTGTTTACCCTGGCGCTTGTTCAGGCGAAATAGTGGGTTAATGTCGGTACCGCCATCGCCGTATTTAGTGAAAAAACCGGTGATGGCTTCTGCTGCATGATCGGTCCCCACCACAACGCCGCTGGTCATGCCGGCGATGCTGTATTGTGCCTTCATGCGTTCACGGGCTTTTTCGTTCCCACGCACAAAATCGCTTAGCTCAATACCCGCTTCACGCAGAGCCTGCTCGCTGGCCAGCACCGCGCCCTTGATATTAACGGTGAGTACGCGGTCCGGTTGAATAAAGGCGATGGCGTCCTGACAGTCCTGTTCATCGGCCTGAACACCATACGGTAGGCGTACGGCAATAAACTGCAGTGCGTCATTTCCTGTTTCGTTACGAAGTTCGGATATCGCCATCTGGCACAGTTTTCCCGCCAGCGTAGAGTCTTGTCCGCCGCTAATTCCCAACACCAGAGATTTCAGAAAGGGGTAGGTCTGTAAGTAGGATTTCAGGAAATCCACGCTGCGGCGAATTTCTTCTTCTGCATTGATGTGCGGTTTTGCGCCAAGCGCCTGGATTATCTCTTGCTGCAGAGTCATTTAACCCCCTCCTAAATATAAAAATGATCAAAAAAATGATGTGTTAAAGCTAACGCGTTGAGGCCCAAACGACAAGGGATGCGAGACTGATATCGCAGGATTTTGTTTTAATATACTCGTCATCCTTCAAGTTGCATGTGCGCTGGCTGCGCTCACTCACCCCAGTCACGTACTTATGTACGCTCCTGGGGATTCGCTCCCTTGCCGCCTTCCTGCAACTCGAATTATTTAGTGTATAGAATTTTCCGAAACCACCTAAGTATCATCTGATTGCTTGAAAAATGCGTGGTTGTGCTCCAGGCTTATATAACACGCTGAAATACAAGAGGACGGAATATGAACAAGAATCTAACAGGAATTCTGAGCGCAGCGGCTGTTTTGACTATGCTGGCAGGGTGTACGGCCTACGATCGTACTAAAGACCAATTTGTTCAGCCCGTGGTGAAAGATGTGAAGAAAGGGATGAGCCGGGCGCAGGTGGCGCAGATTGCCGGTAAACCTTCTTCTGAAGTCAGTATGATCCATGCGCGTGGGACATGTCAGACCTACATCCTGGGTCAACGAGATGGTAAAGCTGAAACCTATTTTGTTGCTTTAGACGACACCGGACACGTGATTAACTCCGGTTACCAGACCTGCGCAGAGTACGACACCGACCCGCAGGCAGCGAAGAAGTAACAACTGTTTATTGCCTGAGCACTCTGGAAAACCGGCCACCGCGCCGGTTTTTTTGTCTCTTACGATCTTATTTATTGCCGCGAATTATTTGCCCGAAATGTGAGGGGGGTCATAACGACAGGTCAAGGAGAGACAATTTAGTTGGTCAAGGAAATACCATCCGCCGGTGCAATCCCGTATACTCATTTCAGCCACCTAAAAAAGTAATTTAGCTGACGCAAGTTACCCAGAGCATGGATGCAGGTCATGGCTTGCGGAGTGTCTGGTTGACAGATAATCGCATATGAGGATCGTTTTAATGGAAAAGAAACACATTTATCTGTTTTGTTCTGCGGGCATGTCGACTTCATTGTTGGTTTCGAAGATGCGTGCTCAGGCCGAAAAATACGAAGTGCCGGTTATTATTGAAGCGTTTCCTGAAACGTTAGCCGGAGAAAAAGGTCCAGCAGCCGATGTCGTGTTATTAGGTCCACAAATTGCTTATATGTTGCCCGAAATTCAGCGTTTGTTACCCAACAAGCCTGTGGAAGTGATTGACTCGCTGCTGTATGGCAAAGTCGATGGTTTAGGCGTGCTTAAGGCTGCTGTTGCAGCAATTAAAAAAGCCGCAGCAAATTAATTATTTTATTTTAATTTTTCCCGTCAAAGAGTTATTTCATTAACATTCACCGTAATTATTAATTGCGGTATTTAAGGGTATTTTTCTATGAGTAACGCTATTGCTTCACTTGAAAAGGTACTCCTTCCTTTTGCTGTAAAAATTGGAAAGCAGCCACACGTTAATGCAATCAAAAACGGTTTTATTCGTTTAATGCCGTTAACCCTCGCAGGGGCAATGTTTGTATTAATCAATAACGTTTTCCTGAGCTTTGGGGAGGGGTCGTTTTTTTATTCGATGGGCATTCGACTTGATGCTTCAACTATTGAAACGCTGAATAGTTTGAAAGGCATTGGTGGGAACGTCTATAACGGTACGCTGGGTATCATGTCCTTGATGGCACCGTTCTTCATCGGCATGGCGCTGGCGGAAGAACGCAAAGTCGACTCACTGGCTGCCGGCCTGTTATCCGTCGCCGCGTTTATGACCGTAACGCCATATAGCGTGGGTGAAGCCTATGCCGTTGGCGCGAACTGGCTCGGCGGTGCCAATATTATTTCCGGTATCATTATCGGCCTCGCGGTCGCGGAAATGTTCACCTTTGTGGTCCGTCGCAATTGGGTCATTAAATTACCTGATAGCGTACCGACATCCGTATCGCGCTCTTTCTCTGCGCTGATTCCTGGTTTCCTTATCCTCTCCATTATGGGGATCATCGCCTGGGCATTGAACACCTGGGGTACGAACTTCCACCAGATTATTATGGATTCCATTTCAACTCCGCTGGCATCGCTGGGCAGTGTGGTGGGTTGGGCCTACGTAATTTTTGTTCCGCTGCTGTGGTTCTTCGGTATTCACGGTTCACTGGCGCTGACCGCGCTGGACAGCGGTATCATGACGCCATGGGCGTTGGAAAACATCTCTATCTACCAACAGTTTGGGTCCGTAGACGCCGCGCTGGAAGCCGGTAAGACGTTCCACGTCTGGGCGAAACCAATGCTTGACTCCTATATCTTCCTTGGAGGTAGCGGGGCAACGCTGGGTCTGATTATCGCAATCTTCCTGGCATCGCGTCGTCCTGATTATCGTCAGGTTGCTAAACTGGCACTGCCGTCAGGCCTGTTCCAGATTAACGAACCTATCCTGTTCGGTCTGCCGATCATCATGAACCCGGTGATGTTTATCCCGTTCATTCTGGTGCAGCCGATTCTGGCGGCGATTACGCTGGCAGCTTACTACTCAGGCATTATTCCACCGATTACCAACATTGCACCGTGGACCATGCCAACCGGTTTGGGCGCGTTCTTTAACACCAACGGTAGCGTCGCTGCTCTGCTGGTCGCGCTGTTCAACCTCGGTATTGCAACGCTGGTTTACCTGCCGTTCGTGGTGGTAGCCAACAAAGCACAGAACGTTATTGATCAAGAAGAAAGCGAAGAAGATATCGCTAACGCATTGAAATTCTAAATTTAATCCGGCATGGCTTCACGGTCATGCCGGACTGAACCAGAGGAAAAAAGTATGTTGGATATCGAGAACATCGTCGACACGCAGTCAGAAGCGGAAGAACTTGAAGAAGTGGTGATGGGTCTCATCATCAATTCCGGTCAGGCACGTAGCCTGGCGTACGGCGCGCTCAAAATGGCCAAGCAAGGCGATTTCGAGTCGGCTAAGGCCATGATGGATCAGTCTCGCCTGGCGCTGAACGAAGCGCATCTCGTACAAACGAAACTGATTGAAGGCGATCAGGGCGAAGGTAAAATGAAAGTTAGTCTGGTGCTGGTCCACGCGCAGGACCACCTGATGACATCAATGCTGGCGCGTGAGCTGGTGACTGAACTGATTGAGCTTCACGAGAAGCTGAAATAGCGAGGAGTGCATAATGCAGCTACAGATTAACGCACCGGAAATCAAAACTGTTTATGAACAGCAGCTGTTTAATGGCAAAAATTTCCATGTGTTCATCTATAACAAAACTGAGAGCATCAGCGGGCTGCATCAGCATGACTACTATGAATTTACCCTGGTTTTAACCGGGCGCTATTATCAGGAAATCAACGGTAAACGCGTACTGCTTGAACGCGGGGACTTTGTTTTTATCCCGTTGGGATCGCACCACCAGAGTTTTTATGATTTTGGTGCGACAAGGATCCTTAACGTTGGCATCAGTAAACGTTTTTTTGAACAGCACTATCACCCGCTGCTGCCTTTTTGTTTCGTGGCATCGCAGGTCTATCGGGCGAATAACTCGTTTCTTACCTATATTGAAACGGTTATTGCATCACTGAACTTTCGTGAGAGCGGACTGGATGAATTTGTAGAAGTGGTCACCTTCTACATTATTAATCGGTTACGCCATCATCGTGAAGAGCAGGTGATGGACGATATTCCGCAGTGGCTTAAAACCACCGTAGAAGTCATGCACGATAAACGGCAGTTTAGCGAGAATGCGCTGGAAAATATGATACACCTGTCCGCGAAATCCCAGGAGTATCTGACCCGCGCGACCCAGCGTTATTACAGCAAAACACCGATGCAGATTATTAATGAAATTCGCATTAATTTTGCTAAAAAACAGCTGGAAATGACGAACTATTCTGTAACGGATATTGCTTACGAATCTGGCTACAGTAGTCCAAGCCTGTTTATTAAAACATTTAAAAAACTGACGTCATTTACACCTAATAGCTATCGCAAGAAATTAACTGAATTTAATCAGTAGATATTATTTGCCAACAACCCATTTTTATAGCTTGCCCAAAATAGCGTCGGGACAGCCACGCTATACCTGACAAACGGGTTGAGCATAATACACGTCAGTGTTTTGACACTGAAGGGAGAAAGTATGAGCCAGAAATTAAAAGTCGTCACTATCGGTGGCGGGAGCAGCTACACCCCTGAGTTACTTGAAGGCTTTATCAAGCGCTATCATGAATTACCGGTTTCTGAATTGTGGCTGGTTGATGTCGACGGTGGAAAAGAGAAGCTGGACATTATTTTTGACCTTTGCCAGCGCATGATCGACAAAGCCGGCGTGCCAATGAAGTTATTTAAAACGCTGGACCGCCGTGAAGCTCTGAAAGATGCTGATTTCGTTA
The Citrobacter arsenatis DNA segment above includes these coding regions:
- the cho gene encoding excinuclease Cho, which encodes MVRRQSAPRLTFEAAAIYEYPEHLRPFLSALPTAPGVYLFHSESDTMPLYIGKSVNIRSRVLAHLRTADEASMLRQARRISWICTAGELGALLLEARLIKEQHPLFNKRLRRNRQLCSLQLTERNVQVVYARDIDFSHAPNLFGLFANRRAALQTLQSLADEQQLCYGLLGLEPLSRGRACFRSALKRCAGACCGKESPEAHHLRLVAALERVRVICWPWSNAIALQETRAEMTQYHIINNWLWLGAVSTLDEAAALARMPAGFDHDGYKILCRPVLSGQYDIIELRPENAPASS
- the nadE gene encoding ammonia-dependent NAD(+) synthetase — encoded protein: MTLQQEIIQALGAKPHINAEEEIRRSVDFLKSYLQTYPFLKSLVLGISGGQDSTLAGKLCQMAISELRNETGNDALQFIAVRLPYGVQADEQDCQDAIAFIQPDRVLTVNIKGAVLASEQALREAGIELSDFVRGNEKARERMKAQYSIAGMTSGVVVGTDHAAEAITGFFTKYGDGGTDINPLFRLNKRQGKQLLAALGCPEHLYKKAPTADLEDDRPSLPDEAALGVTYDNIDDYLEGKTLAADVAKKIEGWYVKTEHKRRPPITVFDDFWKKA
- the osmE gene encoding osmotically-inducible lipoprotein OsmE, coding for MNKNLTGILSAAAVLTMLAGCTAYDRTKDQFVQPVVKDVKKGMSRAQVAQIAGKPSSEVSMIHARGTCQTYILGQRDGKAETYFVALDDTGHVINSGYQTCAEYDTDPQAAKK
- the chbB gene encoding PTS N,N'-diacetylchitobiose transporter subunit IIB; the encoded protein is MEKKHIYLFCSAGMSTSLLVSKMRAQAEKYEVPVIIEAFPETLAGEKGPAADVVLLGPQIAYMLPEIQRLLPNKPVEVIDSLLYGKVDGLGVLKAAVAAIKKAAAN
- the chbC gene encoding PTS N,N'-diacetylchitobiose transporter subunit IIC, with product MSNAIASLEKVLLPFAVKIGKQPHVNAIKNGFIRLMPLTLAGAMFVLINNVFLSFGEGSFFYSMGIRLDASTIETLNSLKGIGGNVYNGTLGIMSLMAPFFIGMALAEERKVDSLAAGLLSVAAFMTVTPYSVGEAYAVGANWLGGANIISGIIIGLAVAEMFTFVVRRNWVIKLPDSVPTSVSRSFSALIPGFLILSIMGIIAWALNTWGTNFHQIIMDSISTPLASLGSVVGWAYVIFVPLLWFFGIHGSLALTALDSGIMTPWALENISIYQQFGSVDAALEAGKTFHVWAKPMLDSYIFLGGSGATLGLIIAIFLASRRPDYRQVAKLALPSGLFQINEPILFGLPIIMNPVMFIPFILVQPILAAITLAAYYSGIIPPITNIAPWTMPTGLGAFFNTNGSVAALLVALFNLGIATLVYLPFVVVANKAQNVIDQEESEEDIANALKF
- the chbA gene encoding PTS N,N'-diacetylchitobiose transporter subunit IIA; amino-acid sequence: MLDIENIVDTQSEAEELEEVVMGLIINSGQARSLAYGALKMAKQGDFESAKAMMDQSRLALNEAHLVQTKLIEGDQGEGKMKVSLVLVHAQDHLMTSMLARELVTELIELHEKLK
- the chbR gene encoding transcriptional regulator ChbR, translating into MMQLQINAPEIKTVYEQQLFNGKNFHVFIYNKTESISGLHQHDYYEFTLVLTGRYYQEINGKRVLLERGDFVFIPLGSHHQSFYDFGATRILNVGISKRFFEQHYHPLLPFCFVASQVYRANNSFLTYIETVIASLNFRESGLDEFVEVVTFYIINRLRHHREEQVMDDIPQWLKTTVEVMHDKRQFSENALENMIHLSAKSQEYLTRATQRYYSKTPMQIINEIRINFAKKQLEMTNYSVTDIAYESGYSSPSLFIKTFKKLTSFTPNSYRKKLTEFNQ